The Rhododendron vialii isolate Sample 1 chromosome 8a, ASM3025357v1 genome has a window encoding:
- the LOC131335224 gene encoding uncharacterized protein LOC131335224 yields MATPREHIEEIRTKKFNIGGEPDPKNEDLHHAVNYLSAELYSKDVHFLMELIQNAEDNDYLEGVKPSLEFVITSRDITDTGASATLLVFNNEKGFSPKNIESICSIGRSTKKGFRKRGYIGEKGIGFKSVFLITAQPYIFSNGYQIRFNEEPCSQCHVGYIVPEWVDDNPTLSTIKQIYGTDTSLPTTTIVLPLKPDKVKPVKQQLSSIHPEILLFLSKIKSLSIREDNKDPRLNSVSAISISSEIDFVTRKNIDAESYMLHLSSDENGDNSEGECGYFMWKQRFPVKSENKVEKRMEVEEWVLTLAFPNGERLSRGMKSPGVYAFLPTEMATNFPFIIQADFLLASSREAILMDNKWNQGILGCVPSAFVNAFISLVKRLEDAPISSLPPMFRFLPINESPYPELNAVRETIKGRIMDENIVPCESYMEQKFFQKPGEVGRLMPAFWNILINARKQNVNLHNISSHGRYVLSSSFDRAKYDPILNFLGVEPVEDEWYAKCIRGSNLVMGVSEEVYLELLLFLAEKWRSNFHLTSIKNLPLLKYVSPHGDVSLKSINDVSQFTGGKVLISREPRHISWLIDWNREFRCATHLFLPKETQEALHSCSKRQTIQEWLLNEVRIEAVNVYQYGILIYRSLGDKNPVVTYVHFLHHSLSANYMSQGEVAQLCAVMPLVDNYGQVSKQRSGVLVPASGSKWLSLIGSNPWRGQGFVELGEDYLHSRKFASVHTPEKQLINFLKTHLSACDVPDISPPNAVIPTMSAPLTKQNTFLLLDWIRSLKWKRVHMPENFLTCIMKGQWMRVSLSGSPGYRSPSESFLTDSSWGHLLQNESVLVDIPRIDQNFYGSIIYDYKEELRSIGVMFECGEACRFIGKHLMNLASSSTLSKGNVLSILKFIKYLRENYVSPQDFIKSIREERWIRTSVGDRSPVKSVLFSQEWRAASQISDIPFIDEQYYGEEILSFKAELQMLGVVINFSQNYQLVFDTLKSPARIGGLTSESCLFVLECLHHLGSPDNFVRAFKDKKFLKTNMGYKSPVESYLFNPEWGCLLKVFHSFPLIDQSSYGSNFLLYKTELGKLGVVVDFEEATKAFARVFKQAALSSIKKDSVLSFLACYRKLQETPFKFPEDLKRCIRDVQWLRTRLGDYRVPRDCILFGPDWKSIYPISRLPFIDDSENYYGKGIHGYKKELNSMGVVLAFKNGCRFVPDGLHLPCDPDNITPSNVYSLLEYVRNLHQQTKPLPDSFLKKISQKWLKTCAGYRSPDDCMLFDSNWNSFLHQEDGPFIDEEYYGSKIKSYSKELNSIGVTVEVRNGCSLLATHLDFHSNFSTIIRIYEYLYEFNWESDCGERRKIWIPNGSDDGEWVIPEECVLSDKNDLFGMQLNVLEKHYDKKLLNFFSNAFEVRRIPSVDDYCKLWKAWESSGRPLLYEQCCAFWQYVVKNWGLETQKKLDKHLVKLPVYSGPDGVMLSERHDVFIADDLQLKDLFEQSSSRPLFVWYPQSSMPSLPRGKLLEVYSKIGVPNISESVLKEEVSIMDGGGLKEVVPRENLIGKGLVRLILGFLADLSLEMEAEKRHEALRSLLDITVLETVDPITIGYSLQLSSGEILKGEARRMIRWERESKKFFTQKMDRSDGHRSVIEYAMYLSEAISEGLLWEKEDHMPQLAELIKLGFLVEFNEEAIEFLMKTKNLQLFLEDETFLSSAFPSD; encoded by the exons AATGCAGAGGACAATGACTACTTGGAAGGGGTAAAACCATCACTGGAGTTTGTGATAACTTCTCGGGATATTACGGACACCGGTGCTTCGGCCACTTTGCTGGTATTCAACAACGAGAAGGGTTTTTCTCCCAAAAATATCGAATCCATTTGCAGTATTGGACGCTCCACCAAGAAAGGCTTTCGCAAACGTGGTTATATTGGCGAGAAAG GAATTGGATTCAAGAGTGTGTTTCTCATCACAGCTCAGCCATACATATTCAGTAATGGCTATCAGATCCGCTTTAATGAAGAACCTTGCTCACAGTGCCATGTTGGATACATTGTCCCCGAATGGGTGGATGATAACCCAACTCTTTCCACCATAAAGCAAATATACGGCACTGACACTTCGCTTCCAACCACAACAATTGTGTTGCCCCTGAAGCCCGACAAGGTTAAACCTGTGAAGCAGCAACTCTCAAGCATTCATCCTGAAATTCTGTTGTTTCTTTCTAAGATAAAGAGTCTTTCAATCAGGGAAGATAACAAGGATCCTAGGCTCAACTCTGTGAGTGCCATATCCATTTCatctgagattgattttgttacAAGGAAGAACATTGATGCGGAGTCCTACATGCTCCATCTCTCATCTGATGAAAATGGTGACAACTCTGAAGGGGAATGCGGCTACTTCATGTGGAAGCAGAGGTTTCCTGTCAAGTCAGAGAATAAAGTGGAAAAACGAATGGAAGTGGAAGAGTGGGTGCTCACATTGGCTTTTCCAAATGGAGAGCGGCTCAGCAGAGGGATGAAGTCGCCTGGGGTCTATGCGTTTCTTCCTACAGAAATggctacaaattttccattcatAATTCAGGCCGATTTTCTTTTAGCATCTTCGAGAGAAGCAATCCTCATGGACAACAAATGGAACCAAGGGATTCTTGGATGCGTGCCTTCGGCTTTTGTCAATGCCTTTATTTCACTGGTGAAAAGATTAGAAGATGCTCCCATATCTTCTTTGCCTCCTATGTTTAGGTTCTTACCCATCAACGAATCTCCCTATCCTGAGCTAAATGCTGTGAGGGAGACAATTAAAGGAAGGATAATGGACGAGAATATTGTTCCCTGTGAGTCATACATGGAGCAGAAGTTCTTTCAGAAACCCGGTGAAGTGGGTAGGCTAATGCCTGCCTTTTGGAATATCTTGATTAACGCAAGGAAGCAAAACGTGAATTTGCATAATATCTCATCCCATGGGAGATATGTGCTAAGTTCTTCATTTGATAGGGCGAAGTACGATCCCATACTGAATTTCTTGGGCGTAGAACCAGTTGAGGATGAGTGGTATGCAAAGTGCATCCGGGGTTCTAATCTGGTAATGGGAGTATCGGAAGAGGTGTATTTGGAGCTTCTACTGTTTCTAGCTGAGAAATGGAGGTCCAATTTTCACTTGACCAGCATTAAGAACCTACCACTTCTGAAATACGTGAGTCCTCATGGGGACGTTTCTTTGAAAAGCATAAATGACGTCTCACAGTTTACTGGGGGGAAAGTTCTCATATCCCGTGAGCCTCGTCATATATCATGGCTTATTGACTGGAACAGGGAATTTAGATGTGCAACACACCTTTTTTTACCTAAAGAGACACAAGAAGCTCTCCATTCGTGTTCCAAGAGGCAGACAATACAGGAATGGCTCTTAAATGAGGTGAGGATAGAGGCTGTTAATGTGTACCAGTACGGAATTCTCATCTACAGGTCACTGGGCGATAAGAATCCTGTTGTGACCTATGTTCATTTCTTACATCACTCGCTTTCAGCGAACTATATGTCTCAGGGAGAGGTTGCTCAATTGTGTGCTGTTATGCCACTCGTGGATAATTATGGACAAGTGTCCAAACAAAGGAGTGGGGTTCTTGTCCCTGCGAGCGGAAGCAAATGGTTAAGTCTGATTGGTTCAAACCCATGGAGAGGGCAAGGTTTCGTTGAGCTAGGAGAAGACTATTTGCATTCAAGAAAATTCGCAAGTGTACATACTCCAGAGAAACAACTAATTAACTTCCTCAAAACTCATCTTTCAGCTTGTGATGTCCCTGATATATCCCCTCCCAATGCAGTAATTCCAACTATGTCTGCTCCGCTTACAAAGCAAAACACATTCTTGCTTTTGGATTGGATTCGGAGCTTGAAATGGAAGAGGGTTCACATGCCGGAGAATTTCCTGACATGCATAATGAAGGGACAATGGATGAGGGTCTCTCTAAGTGGTAGCCCTGGTTACAGGTCTCCATCTGAGTCATTTTTGACAGACTCATCATGGGGACATCTTTTGCAGAATGAATCTGTACTTGTTGATATACCCAGGATTGACCAGAATTTCTATGGTAGTATAATATACGACTATAAGGAAGAGCTACGATCAATAGGAGTGATGTTTGAATGTGGAGAGGCATGCAGATTTATAGGGAAGCATCTTATGAACTTAGCATCTTCTTCGACTCTATCAAAGGGGAATGTGCTTTCGATACTCAAGTTTATTAAGTATCTGCGGGAGAACTACGTTTCTCCTCAGGATTTTATTAAGAGTATCAGAGAAGAAAGATGGATAAGAACTTCAGTCGGTGACAGGTCCCCAGTTAAATCTGTTTTGTTTAGTCAGGAATGGAGAGCGGCATCTCAGATCAGTGACATCCCATTTATTGATGAACAGTACTACGGTGAGGAAATCCTTTCTTTCAAAGCAGAACTCCAAATGCTGGGTGTGGTAATCAACTTCAGTCAAAATTACCAACTTGTTTTTGACACTCTAAAATCTCCGGCTCGCATTGGTGGTCTGACATCCGAGTCTTGCCTTTTTGTACTGGAATGCTTACATCATCTGGGATCACCTGACAATTTTGTTAGGGCATTCAAAGATAAGAAGTTTTTGAAGACAAACATGGGCTACAAGTCGCCAGTTGAATCATATCTGTTTAATCCTGAATGGGGTTGTCTTCTGAAGGTTTTCCACAGCTTCCCTCTTATTGACCAAAGCTCCTATGGCTCTAACTTCTTGTTGTACAAAACTGAGTTGGGGAAACTTGGGGTAGTAGTGGATTTCGAGGAGGCAACCAAAGCATTTGCTCGCGTTTTCAAGCAGGCAGCACTTTCTTCCATCAAAAAAGATTCTGTCCTTTCATTTCTGGCTTGTTACAGAAAGCTCCAGGAAACACCTTTTAAATTCCCTGAAGATCTGAAGAGATGTATCCGTGATGTTCAATGGTTGCGAACCCGCCTTGGAGATTACAGAGTGCCAAGAGATTGCATTCTGTTTGGCCCTGATTGGAAATCTATCTACCCGATTTCTCGTCTTCCTTTCATTGATGACAGTGAGAATTACTACGGCAAGGGTATCCATGGATATAAAAAGGAGCTGAACAGTATGGGAGTTGTTCTTGCTTTTAAGAATGGTTGCAGGTTTGTGCCTGATGGACTTCATTTGCCTTGTGATCCTGACAACATAACTCCTTCAAATGTTTACTCATTGCTCGAATATGTCCGCAACTTGCATCAACAGACGAAGCCTTTACCTGATTCTTTCCTGAAGAAAATATCTCAAAAGTGGCTGAAAACCTGTGCTGGTTATAGGTCCCCTGATGACTGCATGCTGTTCGATTCTAATTGGAATTCTTTCTTACATCAGGAGGATGGACCATTTATTGATGAAGAATATTATGGCTCCAAGATTAAGTCCTACAGCAAAGAACTAAACTCAATAGGAGTCACTGTTGAGGTTAGAAATGGGTGCTCACTCCTTGCCACCCACCTAGATTTCCATTCAAATTTCTCTACTATTATTCGGATCTATGAATACTTGTATGAGTTCAACTGGGAGTCTGATTGTggagaaagaaggaaaatttgGATCCCAAATGGAAGTGACGACGGGGAGTGGGTAATCCCAGAAGAATGTGTCCTCTCTGACAAGAATGATCTCTTTGGCATGCAGTTGAATGTGCTGGAGAAACACTACGACAAGAAATTGCTCAACTTTTTTTCCAATGCTTTTGAGGTAAGACGCATTCCTTCAGTTGATGACTATTGCAAACTGTGGAAGGCATGGGAAAGTTCTGGACGCCCACTTTTATACGAACAGTGTTGTGCATTTTGGCAGTATGTTGTAAAGAACTGGGGTTtggaaactcaaaaaaaactGGATAAGCATTTGGTGAAACTTCCTGTATATTCAGGTCCAGATGGAGTTATGCTGTCTGAAAGGCATGATGTTTTTATTGCTGATGATCTTCAGTTGAAGGATCTTTTTGAGCAGTCTTCTTCAAGGCCACTATTTGTATGGTATCCACAGTCAAGCATGCCATCGCTGCCGAGGGGTAAGCTACTGGAGGTTTACAGTAAGATTGGGGTCCCAAATATCTCTGAGTCTGTGCTGAAAGAGGAAGTGTCTATAATGGACGGTGGTGGGCTTAAGGAAGTGGTTCCAAgggaaaatttgattggaaaggGGCTGGTTAGGCTAATTTTAGGCTTTCTAGCGGATCTCTCTCTTGAAATGGAAGCAGAGAAAAGGCATGAAGCTCTCCGATCCCTTCTTGATATAACTGTTCTTGAGACAGTGGATCCAATTACGATTGGTTACAGTTTACAGCTGTCTTCAGGGGAAATCTTGAAAGGAGAAGCAAGACGGATGATCCGATGGGAGAGGGAGAGTAAGAAGTTTTTTACTCAGAAGATGGACCGGTCTGATGGGCACAGAAGTGTGATCGAATATGCTATGTATCTCTCTGAAGCGATATCTGAAGGATTGTTATGGGAGAAAGAAGATCATATGCCACAGCTTGCAGAGCTGATCAAATTGGGGTTCCTTGTGGAATTCAACGAGGAGGCAATTGAGTTCTTGATGAAGACCAAGAATCTACAGCTGTTTTTGGAGGATGAGACTTTCCTCTCTTCGGCCTTCCCTTCTGATTAG